In Carya illinoinensis cultivar Pawnee chromosome 6, C.illinoinensisPawnee_v1, whole genome shotgun sequence, a single genomic region encodes these proteins:
- the LOC122313189 gene encoding hydroxyproline O-galactosyltransferase HPGT1 isoform X1 produces MQSRGSSTRLSGMTYRSRIPTLLLFMFATFSTIYVAGRLWQDAESRVYLIKELDRITGLGQSAISVDDTLKIIACREQHKKLSALQMELAAARQEGFSSKRSTEIDGTSSKKRPLAVVGILTSFGRKGNRDAIRKAWMGTGAELKRMENEKGIVVRFVVGRSANRGDSLDKSIDSENRQHNDFIILDNHVEAAEELPKKAKLFFSHAADKWDAEFYAKVNDDVYVNIDALGAALTAHLDKPRVYIGCMKSGEVFSEASHRWYEPDWWKFGDKKSYFRHASGELYVISRALAKFILINRSILRTYAHDDVSVGSWFLGLDVKHVNEGKFCCSSWAYMCRCLISFT; encoded by the exons atgcagagtAGGGGATCGAGTACCCGGCTTTCGGGTATGACTTATCGGTCTCGAATCCCGACTCTCTTGCTCTTCATGTTTGCTACCTTCTCTACCATATATGTCGCTGGCCG GCTATGGCAGGATGCGGAAAGCCGGGTATATTTGATTAAAGAACTTGATAGGATAACTGGGCTG GGGCAATCTGCTATATCAGTCGATGATACATTGAAAATTATAGCCTGCAG GGAACAGCATAAGAAGCTTTCAGCCCTTCAGATGGAGTTGGCTGCAGCTAGACAGGAGGGTTTTAGTTCGAAGCGTTCAACAGAAATTGATGGGACTAGTTCTAAAAAAAGGCCTTTAGCTGTGGTAGGAATACTCACAAGTTTTGGCCGTAAAGGCAATAGAGATGCCATCCGCAAGGCATGGATGGGAACTG GTGCAGAGTTGAAAAGAATGGAAAACGAGAAGGGCATAGTTGTACGATTTGTTGTTGGAAGAag TGCAAATCGTGGGGACAGTTTAGACAAGAGCATTGACAGCGAAAATAGACAGCATAATGACTTCATTATTCTT GATAACCATGTGGAGGCAGCTGAGGAGCTTCCGAAGAAGGCAAAGTTGTTCTTTTCTCATGCTGCAGATAAATGGGATGCTGAGTTTTATGCTAAAGTCAATGATGATGTTTATGTGAATATTG ATGCCCTAGGTGCTGCGCTTACCGCTCATTTGGACAAGCCTCGTGTTTACATTGGTTGCATGAAATCAGGCGAAGTTTTTTCTGAAGC AAGCCATAGATGGTATGAACCAGACTGGTGGAAATTTGGCGATAAAAAGTC ATACTTTCGCCATGCTTCAGGTGAGTTGTATGTCATATCACGGgctttggctaaatttatattaataaacag ATCTATTCTTCGTACCTATGCTCATGATGATGTCAGTGTTGGCTCCTGGTTTCTTGGGCTCGATGTCAAGCATGTCAATGAAGGAAAGTTTTGCTGCTCATCTTG gGCCTATATGTGCAGGTGTTTGATTTCTTTCACTTGA
- the LOC122313189 gene encoding hydroxyproline O-galactosyltransferase HPGT1 isoform X2 — MQSRGSSTRLSGMTYRSRIPTLLLFMFATFSTIYVAGRLWQDAESRVYLIKELDRITGLGQSAISVDDTLKIIACREQHKKLSALQMELAAARQEGFSSKRSTEIDGTSSKKRPLAVVGILTSFGRKGNRDAIRKAWMGTGAELKRMENEKGIVVRFVVGRSANRGDSLDKSIDSENRQHNDFIILDNHVEAAEELPKKAKLFFSHAADKWDAEFYAKVNDDVYVNIDALGAALTAHLDKPRVYIGCMKSGEVFSEASHRWYEPDWWKFGDKKSYFRHASGELYVISRALAKFILINRSILRTYAHDDVSVGSWFLGLDVKHVNEGKFCCSSWSAGPICAGV; from the exons atgcagagtAGGGGATCGAGTACCCGGCTTTCGGGTATGACTTATCGGTCTCGAATCCCGACTCTCTTGCTCTTCATGTTTGCTACCTTCTCTACCATATATGTCGCTGGCCG GCTATGGCAGGATGCGGAAAGCCGGGTATATTTGATTAAAGAACTTGATAGGATAACTGGGCTG GGGCAATCTGCTATATCAGTCGATGATACATTGAAAATTATAGCCTGCAG GGAACAGCATAAGAAGCTTTCAGCCCTTCAGATGGAGTTGGCTGCAGCTAGACAGGAGGGTTTTAGTTCGAAGCGTTCAACAGAAATTGATGGGACTAGTTCTAAAAAAAGGCCTTTAGCTGTGGTAGGAATACTCACAAGTTTTGGCCGTAAAGGCAATAGAGATGCCATCCGCAAGGCATGGATGGGAACTG GTGCAGAGTTGAAAAGAATGGAAAACGAGAAGGGCATAGTTGTACGATTTGTTGTTGGAAGAag TGCAAATCGTGGGGACAGTTTAGACAAGAGCATTGACAGCGAAAATAGACAGCATAATGACTTCATTATTCTT GATAACCATGTGGAGGCAGCTGAGGAGCTTCCGAAGAAGGCAAAGTTGTTCTTTTCTCATGCTGCAGATAAATGGGATGCTGAGTTTTATGCTAAAGTCAATGATGATGTTTATGTGAATATTG ATGCCCTAGGTGCTGCGCTTACCGCTCATTTGGACAAGCCTCGTGTTTACATTGGTTGCATGAAATCAGGCGAAGTTTTTTCTGAAGC AAGCCATAGATGGTATGAACCAGACTGGTGGAAATTTGGCGATAAAAAGTC ATACTTTCGCCATGCTTCAGGTGAGTTGTATGTCATATCACGGgctttggctaaatttatattaataaacag ATCTATTCTTCGTACCTATGCTCATGATGATGTCAGTGTTGGCTCCTGGTTTCTTGGGCTCGATGTCAAGCATGTCAATGAAGGAAAGTTTTGCTGCTCATCTTGGTCAGCAG gGCCTATATGTGCAGGTGTTTGA
- the LOC122313190 gene encoding uncharacterized protein LOC122313190 — MDYDFRTRSGASYDPQVPMYRTPSSAAPSPHPMYGPSLYPRVGQPQTGHTVVPSSANRPSPYHHHTTTTSSSSSSSGLGIRVIIKPQYRITPPPQLSPQVGDIPRSNFQFDFDFERKVLAEAEKESQNWSRLGMENLPPRTTESTSSTGSVADPVVSKYISMGLSREAVPHAVANYGDDPTKVRDFVNGYTLLREMGFSSSNVVETLVVYENDTDKALAHFLNSSS; from the exons ATGGACTACGATTTCAGGACCAGGTCCGGCGCATCTTACGACCCACAAGTTCCTATGTACCGGACACCTTCATCAGCGGCGCCGTCCCCCCACCCGATGTACGGACCTTCGCTCTATCCCCGCGTCGGTCAACCACAAACCGGCCACACCGTGGTCCCTTCTTCGGCAAATCGCCCCTCTCCCTACCAccaccacaccaccaccacctcctcctcctcttcttctt CAGGATTGGGAATTAGGGTTATAATTAAACCGCAATATCGGATCACTCCTCCG CCTCAATTATCACCACAAGTAGGAGATATTCCCCGAAGCAATTTCCAATTCgattttgattttgagagaAAAGTGTTAGCTGAAGCAGAGAAGGAAAGCCAGAACTGGAGCAGGCTTGGGATGGAAAACCTTCCACCTAGAACTACAGAATCAACATCTTCAACG GGATCTGTTGCAGATCCTGTGGTGAGCAAATATATTTCTATGGGGCTCAGTCGAGAAGCTGTTCCACATGCAGTTGCAAATTATGGAGATGATCCAACCAAG GTTCGGGATTTTGTCAATGGCTACACACTCCTACGAGAAATGGGATTTTCATCAAGCAATGTAGTAGAGACCTTAGTTGTGTATGAGAACGACACAGACAAGGCACTAGCACATTTCCTTAACAGTTCTTCGTGA
- the LOC122313948 gene encoding uncharacterized protein LOC122313948 isoform X1 codes for MSQHTEPQNNLYILMVREKDVCWEYADKLEGNKVLCKFCQRVLNGGISRLKHHLSRLPSKGVNPCTKVRDDVTDRVRAIIAQKEETKENSCVPRHKLSETRSTGNISAVKSPLYLEAASPIMKVFPTVTPMAPPSLNNQENAEKSIALFFFENKLDFSIARSSSYQLMIDAIAKCGLGFTGPSAEMLKTKWLERIKSEVSLQCKDVEKEWATTGCTIIADTWTDNKSRALINFLVSSPSWTFFHKSVDASSYFKNTKCLAELFDSVIQDFGPENVVQIIMDSSFNYTGITKHILQNYKTIFVSPCASQCLNLILEEFSKVDWVNRCILQAQTITKFIYNNASMLDLMKQYTGGQELIKTGITNSISNFLSLQLLLKQKSRLKLMFNGPEYSTNSSYTIKPQTIACIAIVEDNDFWRAVEESVAISEPFLKVLREVSGGKPVVGSIYELMTRAKESIRTYYIMDENKCKTFLDIVDRKWRNQLHSPLHAAAAFLNPSIQYNPEMKFVPSMKEDLHKVLEILLPLPEMRRDITNQICTFTKARGMFACNLAKEARDTVSPGLWWEQYGDSAPVLQRVAIRILSQVCSTFTFERHWNTFQQIHSEKRNKIDKETLNDLVYINYNLKLARQMRTRTLEVDPIQFDDIDMTSEWVEESENPSPTQWLDRFGTALDGSDLNTRQFNAGIFGASDHIFGL; via the exons ATGA GTCAACACACAGAACCGCAGAACAACTTATATATCCTCA TGGTACGAGAAAAAGATGTTTGTTGGGAATATGCTGATAAATTGGAAGGAAATAAAGTACTATGCAAGTTTTGCCAGAGAGTTCTGAATGGTGGCATCAGTAGATTGAAGCACCATCTATCTCGGCTTCCGAGCAAAGGTGTAAATCCATGTACCAAAGTAAGAGATGATGTTACTGACAGAGTGAGAGCTATAATAGCACAAAAGGAGGAGACAAAAGAAAATTCTTGTGTTCCAAGGCATAAGTTATCAGAAACCAGGTCTACTGGCAATATCTCTGCAGTCAAATCCCCTCTGTATTTGGAGGCAGCATCTCCAATTATGAAAGTTTTCCCTACTGTAACACCAATGGCTCCTCCCTCTTTGAACAACCAAGAAAATGCAGAGAAAAGTATTGCTCTTTTCTTCTTTGAGAATAAGCTGGACTTCAGTATTGCTCGTTCTTCATCCTATCAGCTTATGATTGATGCAATAGCAAAGTGTGGTCTTGGATTTACAGGTCCATCAGCAGAGATGCTGAAGACTAAATGGTTGGAAAGGATCAAGTCTGAGGTGAGCCTACAATgcaaagatgttgaaaaagagtgggCTACCACAGGTTGTACTATCATTGCAGACACATGGACTGACAATAAATCTAGAGCTTTAATTAACTTTTTGGTTTCATCACCTTCCTGGACCTTTTTCCACAAATCCGTGGATGCATCTTCATATTTTAAGAACACAAAGTGCCTTGCTGAATTATTTGATTCTGTTATCCAAGATTTTGGCCCAGAAAATGTTGTCCAGATCATCATGGATAGCAGTTTCAACTATACTGGAATTACAAAACATATCCTGCAGAACTATAAAACCATATTTGTGTCTCCATGTGCCTCTCAGTGTTTGAATCTAATCTTGGAGGAATTTTCGAAGGTAGATTGGGTGAACCGATGTATCTTACAAGCACAAACCATAACAAAGTTCATATACAATAATGCATCGATGCTTGATTTGATGAAACAGTATACTGGGGGACAGGAACTCATCAAGACTGGTATCACAAACTCCATATCCAACTTCCTCTCCCTGCAGTTATTATTGAAGCAAAAGTCTAGATTGAAGCTTATGTTCAATGGCCCTGAGTATTCTACGAACTCCTCGTACACTATTAAACCGCAGACCATTGCTTGTATTGCGATTGTTGAGGATAATGATTTCTGGAGAGCAGTGGAAGAGAGTGTGGCCATCTCTGAGCCGTTTCTGAAAGTGTTGAGGGAAGTATCTGGAGGGAAACCAGTTGTGGGTTCTATTTATGAACTAATGACCAGGGCCAAGGAATCAATAAGGACATACTATATAATGGATGAGAATAAGTGCAAGACATTTCTGGATATAGTGGATAGAAAGTGGCGGAACCAACTCCATTCACCCCTACATGCTGCCGCAGCATTTCTGAATCCAAGTATCCAGTATAATCCCGAAATGAAATTTGTTCCCTCTATGAAAGAAGACCTTCATAAAGTTCTGGAGATACTACTCCCTCTGCCTGAAATGAGACGTGACATCACCAATCAAATTTGTACGTTTACCAAGGCAAGAGGGATGTTTGCTTGTAACTTAGCTAAGGAAGCAAGAGATACAGTTTCACCTG GGCTTTGGTGGGAACAATATGGAGACTCTGCACCTGTCTTGCAAAGAGTTGCCATTAgaatactaagtcaagtttgcaGCACTTTCACTTTTGAGAGGCACTGGAACACATTTCAGCAAATCCACTCTGAGAAACGGAACAAGATTGATAAAGAAACGTTGAATGACCtcgtatatataaattacaatcTAAAGTTAGCAAGACAAATGAGGACAAGGACTTTAGAAGTTGATCCTATTCAATTTGATGATATTGATATGACCTCAGAGTGGGTAGAGGAGAGTGAAAACCCAAGTCCAACTCAGTGGCTCGATCGCTTTGGTACTGCTTTGGATGGAAGTGACTTGAATACGAGACAGTTCAATGCTGGCATATTTGGTGCAAGTGACCACATTTTTGGTCTGTAA
- the LOC122313948 gene encoding uncharacterized protein LOC122313948 isoform X2, with amino-acid sequence MVREKDVCWEYADKLEGNKVLCKFCQRVLNGGISRLKHHLSRLPSKGVNPCTKVRDDVTDRVRAIIAQKEETKENSCVPRHKLSETRSTGNISAVKSPLYLEAASPIMKVFPTVTPMAPPSLNNQENAEKSIALFFFENKLDFSIARSSSYQLMIDAIAKCGLGFTGPSAEMLKTKWLERIKSEVSLQCKDVEKEWATTGCTIIADTWTDNKSRALINFLVSSPSWTFFHKSVDASSYFKNTKCLAELFDSVIQDFGPENVVQIIMDSSFNYTGITKHILQNYKTIFVSPCASQCLNLILEEFSKVDWVNRCILQAQTITKFIYNNASMLDLMKQYTGGQELIKTGITNSISNFLSLQLLLKQKSRLKLMFNGPEYSTNSSYTIKPQTIACIAIVEDNDFWRAVEESVAISEPFLKVLREVSGGKPVVGSIYELMTRAKESIRTYYIMDENKCKTFLDIVDRKWRNQLHSPLHAAAAFLNPSIQYNPEMKFVPSMKEDLHKVLEILLPLPEMRRDITNQICTFTKARGMFACNLAKEARDTVSPGLWWEQYGDSAPVLQRVAIRILSQVCSTFTFERHWNTFQQIHSEKRNKIDKETLNDLVYINYNLKLARQMRTRTLEVDPIQFDDIDMTSEWVEESENPSPTQWLDRFGTALDGSDLNTRQFNAGIFGASDHIFGL; translated from the exons A TGGTACGAGAAAAAGATGTTTGTTGGGAATATGCTGATAAATTGGAAGGAAATAAAGTACTATGCAAGTTTTGCCAGAGAGTTCTGAATGGTGGCATCAGTAGATTGAAGCACCATCTATCTCGGCTTCCGAGCAAAGGTGTAAATCCATGTACCAAAGTAAGAGATGATGTTACTGACAGAGTGAGAGCTATAATAGCACAAAAGGAGGAGACAAAAGAAAATTCTTGTGTTCCAAGGCATAAGTTATCAGAAACCAGGTCTACTGGCAATATCTCTGCAGTCAAATCCCCTCTGTATTTGGAGGCAGCATCTCCAATTATGAAAGTTTTCCCTACTGTAACACCAATGGCTCCTCCCTCTTTGAACAACCAAGAAAATGCAGAGAAAAGTATTGCTCTTTTCTTCTTTGAGAATAAGCTGGACTTCAGTATTGCTCGTTCTTCATCCTATCAGCTTATGATTGATGCAATAGCAAAGTGTGGTCTTGGATTTACAGGTCCATCAGCAGAGATGCTGAAGACTAAATGGTTGGAAAGGATCAAGTCTGAGGTGAGCCTACAATgcaaagatgttgaaaaagagtgggCTACCACAGGTTGTACTATCATTGCAGACACATGGACTGACAATAAATCTAGAGCTTTAATTAACTTTTTGGTTTCATCACCTTCCTGGACCTTTTTCCACAAATCCGTGGATGCATCTTCATATTTTAAGAACACAAAGTGCCTTGCTGAATTATTTGATTCTGTTATCCAAGATTTTGGCCCAGAAAATGTTGTCCAGATCATCATGGATAGCAGTTTCAACTATACTGGAATTACAAAACATATCCTGCAGAACTATAAAACCATATTTGTGTCTCCATGTGCCTCTCAGTGTTTGAATCTAATCTTGGAGGAATTTTCGAAGGTAGATTGGGTGAACCGATGTATCTTACAAGCACAAACCATAACAAAGTTCATATACAATAATGCATCGATGCTTGATTTGATGAAACAGTATACTGGGGGACAGGAACTCATCAAGACTGGTATCACAAACTCCATATCCAACTTCCTCTCCCTGCAGTTATTATTGAAGCAAAAGTCTAGATTGAAGCTTATGTTCAATGGCCCTGAGTATTCTACGAACTCCTCGTACACTATTAAACCGCAGACCATTGCTTGTATTGCGATTGTTGAGGATAATGATTTCTGGAGAGCAGTGGAAGAGAGTGTGGCCATCTCTGAGCCGTTTCTGAAAGTGTTGAGGGAAGTATCTGGAGGGAAACCAGTTGTGGGTTCTATTTATGAACTAATGACCAGGGCCAAGGAATCAATAAGGACATACTATATAATGGATGAGAATAAGTGCAAGACATTTCTGGATATAGTGGATAGAAAGTGGCGGAACCAACTCCATTCACCCCTACATGCTGCCGCAGCATTTCTGAATCCAAGTATCCAGTATAATCCCGAAATGAAATTTGTTCCCTCTATGAAAGAAGACCTTCATAAAGTTCTGGAGATACTACTCCCTCTGCCTGAAATGAGACGTGACATCACCAATCAAATTTGTACGTTTACCAAGGCAAGAGGGATGTTTGCTTGTAACTTAGCTAAGGAAGCAAGAGATACAGTTTCACCTG GGCTTTGGTGGGAACAATATGGAGACTCTGCACCTGTCTTGCAAAGAGTTGCCATTAgaatactaagtcaagtttgcaGCACTTTCACTTTTGAGAGGCACTGGAACACATTTCAGCAAATCCACTCTGAGAAACGGAACAAGATTGATAAAGAAACGTTGAATGACCtcgtatatataaattacaatcTAAAGTTAGCAAGACAAATGAGGACAAGGACTTTAGAAGTTGATCCTATTCAATTTGATGATATTGATATGACCTCAGAGTGGGTAGAGGAGAGTGAAAACCCAAGTCCAACTCAGTGGCTCGATCGCTTTGGTACTGCTTTGGATGGAAGTGACTTGAATACGAGACAGTTCAATGCTGGCATATTTGGTGCAAGTGACCACATTTTTGGTCTGTAA
- the LOC122313462 gene encoding probable inactive receptor kinase At4g23740 produces the protein MSRKSEDLLFIFLTICLFGTFFSHVATDPVEDKQALLDFLGNISHALDLNWNENSSVCTSWTGVSCNKDHSRVIALRLPGAGLQGPIPPNTLSRLSTIQILSFRLNSISGPFPSDFSKLLNLTALYLQHNKFSGPLPSDFSIWKNLTVIDFSNNGFNGRIPSSISNLTQLFALSLANNSFSGEIPDLDVPSLQHLNLANNRLDGSVPKTLQRFPSSAFSGNNLTMENAFPPAFPVQPPNAQSSKKARKLSRQAILGIAIVGIVLVFVVIAAIMMLCSSRREGNEIPTKRREKETSLKKVVSGRRDNDEKLVFFEGNNLAFDLEDLLRSSAEVLGKGSFGTTYKAALEDGNTVVVKRLKEVCVGKREFVLQMEVIGSIRHENVSELRAYYYSKDEKLAVYDYHHQGSVSAMLHGKRGEEGRTPLDWETRLRIVIGAARGIAHIHTQDGGNKLVHGNIKASNTFLNSQGYGCVSDVGLAAVMSSMYAPMRAAGYRAPEVTDTRKASHASDVFSFGVLLLELLTGKSPVHNTGGQEVVHLVRWVNSVVREEWTAEVFDVELLRYPNIEEEMVEMLQIGLACVVRMPEERPKMQDVVKLMEEIRRVNTGKRPSAELKPEISTPSPIIAEIGSSSVIGSSLATP, from the exons ATGAGCAGGAAATCGGAGGACCTCTTGTTCATTTTCTTGACAATCTGTTTGTTTGGAACATTTTTCTCACACGTTGCCACCGACCCAGTTGAGGATAAACAAGCATTGCTCGATTTCCTTGGAAATATCTCGCACGCGCTCGATCTCAATTGGAATGAGAACTCTTCGGTATGCACAAGTTGGACAGGAGTGTCCTGTAACAAAGATCATTCCAGAGTCATAGCACTCAGATTGCCAGGTGCTGGCTTACAAGGTCCAATTCCACCAAACACTCTAAGTCGCCTATCGACAATTCAGATTTTAAGCTTCAGATTGAATTCGATATCAGGTCCTTTTCCTTCTGATTTCTCCAAGCTCTTAAACTTGACCGCTCTTTATCTTCAACACAACAAGTTCTCCGGCCCATTGCCTTCAGATTTCTCAATTTGGAAGAATCTTACGGTCATTGATTTCTCAAACAATGGCTTTAATGGGAGAATACCttcttcaatttcaaatttaactCAGCTCTTTGCATTGAGTCTTGCTAACAACTCCTTTTCGGGTGAAATTCCTGATCTTGATGTTCCTAGTTTGCAACACCTAAATCTAGCCAACAATAGGCTTGATGGAAGTGTGCCCAAAACCCTTCAAAGATTTCCAAGTTCGGCGTTCTCTGGTAACAATCTTACGATGGAAAATGCTTTTCCACCTGCTTTTCCGGTTCAACCACCTAATGCTCAGTCATCAAAGAAAGCAAGAAAACTCAGTAGACAAGCAATATTGGGAATAGCAATAGTCGGTATTGTTCTGGTGTTTGTGGTTATTGCAGCTATAATGATGTTGTGCTCCTCAAGAAGAGAGGGAAATGAGATTCCAACCAAGcgaagagagaaagaaacctCTTTAAAGAAAGTGGTTTCTGGGAGACGAGACAATGATGAGAAGCTTGTCTTCTTTGAAGGAAATAATCTTGCATTTGATTTGGAGGACTTGTTGAGGTCATCTGCTGAGGTGCTTGGCAAGGGATCATTTGGAACAACATATAAGGCGGCTCTGGAGGATGGAAATACTGTCGTGGTGAAGAGGCTTAAAGAAGTATGTGTGGGAAAACGTGAGTTTGTGCTTCAGATGGAAGTGATTGGTAGTATTAGGCACGAAAATGTCAGCGAGCTTAGGGCATATTACTATTCGAAGGATGAGAAGCTTGCGGTGTATGATTACCATCATCAAGGAAGTGTGTCTGCAATGTTACATG GAAAAAGAGGAGAGGAGGGCCGGACTCCATTAGACTGGGAGACCCGTCTAAGAATTGTGATAGGTGCAGCAAGAGGCATTGCTCATATCCACACACAAGATGGTGGGAACAAACTTGTCCATGGAAATATAAAAGCCTCTAACACTTTTCTCAACTCCCAAGGATATGGTTGCGTGTCTGATGTCGGTTTAGCAGCAGTGATGAGCTCAATGTACGCACCAATGAGGGCTGCAGGATATCGAGCTCCCGAAGTAACAGACACCCGGAAAGCATCCCATGCATCTGATGTCTTCAGTTTTGGTGTGTTGTTGCTTGAGCTTCTTACTGGGAAGTCACCTGTACATAACACTGGTGGTCAAGAGGTCGTTCACTTAGTCAGGTGGGTGAATTCTGTGGTTAGAGAGGAATGGACAGCAGAAGTGTTTGATGTAGAACTCTTGAGGTATCCCAATATAGAGGAGGAAATGGTAGAGATGTTACAAATAGGGCTGGCTTGTGTTGTGAGAATGCCAGAGGAGCGACCAAAGATGCAGGATGTAGTGAAATTGATGGAAGAAATTCGCCGAGTTAATACAGGTAAGCGGCCATCAGCTGAGCTAAAGCCAGAAATATCAACCCCATCGCCAATTATAGCTGAGATTGGATCCTCCTCTGTCATTGGATCCTCCTTGGCTACACCATGA
- the LOC122313463 gene encoding myosin IB heavy chain, giving the protein MERIRSQRRVQIDESQLPKYQDDHEEEGKSGMRFRSSDNSRTENQEPFMGVKVRRKASLHRDYRGDYIDVASHPYLIKLLQKQGDKQVMFADKVLKFTSSGKMKRRILLITDFAIYILDPETDALKRRIALAAIDKMCLSELSDNFFAIIIPTEYDLLMASTRKTEIVTVLIEATKSASDYELEVVFSNRFEYHAAAELVKEVQFEEVEGGVKTSTVRK; this is encoded by the exons atggaacggATCAGATCGCAGAGGCGGGTCCAAATCGACGAATCCCAGCTCCCAAAATACCAGGATGACCACGAGGAAGAAGGGAAAAGTGGAATGCGATTCAGATCGTCTGATAACAGTAGGACGGAAAATCAAGAGCCGTTCATGGGCGTCAAGGTCCGCAGAAAAGCCTCTCTTCACAGGGACTACAGGGGCGACTACATCGATGTCGCCTCTCATCCCTACTTGATCAAACTTTTGCAGAAACAAG GTGACAAGCAAGTTATGTTTGCCGATAAAGTATTGAAGTTCACTAGTTCTGGGAAGATGAAACGACGTATCTTATTAATTACCGACTTTGCCATTTACATTCTTGACCCGGAGACCGATGCACTTAAACGAAGGATTGCCCTGGCAGCCATAGATAAGATGTGTTTGAGTGAACTAAGTGACAATTTCTTTGCAATAATCATTCCCACGGAGTACGATTTACTCATGGCCAGTACTCGGAAGACTGAAATTGTTACTGTGTTAATTGAAGCTACTAAGAGTGCATCTGACTATGAACTGGAGGTGGTCTTCTCGAATAG GTTTGAGTATCATGCAGCTGCTgaactggtgaaggaagtacaATTTGAGGAGGTTGAAG GGGGTGTAAAAACAAGTACTGTGAGAAAGTGA